Genomic window (Verrucomicrobiota bacterium):
GGCCTGCTTGGCAAGTTTGTAACCGATATCCTCAATCCTTTCCCCGATCGAACGGTCCAGTGTTGTTTCATGTTCAATTTCTTTTCCAAATCATTTCATGGTTGCCCGGTGACTGATCCCAGGTCGTACGCAAAAGTAACGCCGCGCCGGGGGATAAGGTTACAGCCGATCACCACCTTTTCCCAGCGGGACTTTCATGCGCTGGCGCCTGCGTTTCGCCCCAATCCGGCAATTGACCTCCGCCGGGAATTGGCTTAGGCTCACCGGCACGCACCGGCATCGCAACGTGAGGCCCGGTGCCCAATTGAAACGCGGATTAATTGATTCAAATGAATAACAGCAGCAAGCATTCTCAAGACGGAGCCTGGGATCGCCGGGCTTTCCTCGGCGGCGCGGCGGGCGGGCTCGCGGCCCTGATGTCCACCTCCTGCGCCTCGCTGCCCGGCGGGGGCGAACCCAAAGCCTCCGGCCACGGCGGCGCGGGGGCCGGGACGTTCCCCAAGGATTTCGTCTGGGGCGTCGCCACCGCCGCGTATCAGCTTGAAGGCGCCGCGTTCGAGGACGGCCGCAAAGCCGCCACGTGGGACACGTTCAGCCGCATCCCCGGCAAAGTCGTCAATGGCGACACCGGCGAAGTGGCGTGCGACCACTATCACCGTTACGAAGAGGACGTGCGCCTCATCGCCGATCTCGGCGTCAAGCATTACCGCCTGAGCGTCGCGTGGCCGCGGATCATTCCCGATGGCCGCGGCGCGGTCAACGCCAAGGGCCTGGACTTCTACAAGCGCCTGCTCGACTGTCTCCAGAAGCACGGCATCACGCCCCACATCACCCTCTTCCATTGGGATACGCCCCAGGCGTTGGAAGACCGCTACGGCGCGTGGCGCAGCCGCGAGATCGCCACTGACTTTGCCGAGTACTGCTCCGTCGTCACCAAAAACCTCGGCGACCGCGTCCAGTACTGGATGACCATCAACGAAATCTTCTGCTTCACCTATCTGGGCTACGGCGTCAAGACGATGCCCAAGTTCGCGCCGGGCGTCGTCCTCAACACCCGCAAGGAACTCGCCAACCTGGTGCACCACGCCAACCTCGCGCACGGGCTGGCGTGCCAGGCGATTCGCGCGGCCTCGCCCGTCAAGCCGCACGTCTCCATCGTCATCAACTACGACGCCTACATCCCGGCGGTGGAAACCCCGGAGAACATCGAGGCGACCAAGCGGGCGTTCGTCGGCGAAGAACATAACGGGACCGTCCTCGTGCCGATCCTCACCGGCAGCTACGGCAAGCGGATCATGGAGAAGCTCGGCCCGGAAGCCCCGGACATCCGCGAGGGCGACATGAAGACCATCTGCCAGCCCTTGGACGCGCTCGGCTTCAACATCTACACCGGCTCCTACGTCCGCGCCGCCAGCAACCCGGACGGCTACGAACTCCTGCCCTTGCCCAAGGCCTACCCGCAAATGCACGTGCCGTGGCTGAACTTCCTCCCGGAAAGCCTCTACTGGGGCGTGCGCATGCTCACCGATGCCCTGGGCAAAGCCGAACTACCCATCTTCATCACCGAAAACGGCTGCCCCACCGACGACGAACTCACGAAAACTGGCGAAGTGCTTGACCTCGCGCGCGTCATGTACACCCGCGCCTACCTCAAGAACGCCCATCGCGCCATCCAGGAAGGCTACCCCCTCAAGGGCTACTTCCACTGGAGCCTCATGGACAACTTCGAGTGGGCCGACGGCTACAGCCGCCGGTTCGGGCTCGTGTACGTGGATTACCCCACCCAGAAGCGCATCCCCAAGCTCGGCTATCATTGGTACAAGCAAGTCGTCCAACAAAACCGCATCGTCTGAGCTGGCAGCAGCGGCGAGATCAGACTACCCACACGGTGCGGTGACGGTTAATGCAAAACAAGCGACGCTTACTGCACAAAATTGCACATTTCTGGTCCCGCATGGGAAATTGGCAACGCAAACATGAACTGGCGCAATAGGTATCGTGGCAAATCCATGAGCCGCATTCTGGAAAAATGCGTGAGGTTATCGTTGTGCCTTGCCGCAACGCGACAGGTGAAGACCTGAAGGGGAAACGAATACGAAAAGTCATTCAAAATGAAAAACTCAATCAAACTCCTGGCCTTGGTCGCGGTGGGACTTATGTCCGCCTCGCGAGCGTCCGCCACCTCCAACCCGGTGTTTTACACGGACCCCGCCACGTTCGGAACCGACAGCGGTGGCACCTTCCTGCAACTGGCCTTCCCCCTGCCGACCGCCAATGGCGGACAATTCGAATCCGTTGGCACCAGCCTCACGCTCGCTCCAGTCACCTATACGGTTGGGGGTGGCGGGGCGATGACCCTCTATCACGATGCGGCATTCACACCTGCGAATTATTACTATCTGGGGGCTGTGGGCGCTGACCTGACGGTCACCTTTACCGGGACCCAACATTATATCGCATTTGCGTTGGGCATGTACAATACGGGCGGGAGCATCTCCGTTTCCGCCAACGGGCGTCCGGCAACCACGTTTTCAGTTCCCGGCGGGCCCACGCCACAGTTTGTTGGCGTTGGCTACTTGCAGCCCATTACGAGCTTGGTGTTTCACGACACCAGCGGCAGCTTTGGCAACATAGACCTCGTGGCCCCGCTCAGCGCGGCGCCGTCCGTCCCGGAACCTTCCACCCTGGCGTTGGCCGGGCTTTCCCTGGCAGGTCTGTTCATGGCCCGCCGCCGCCGCCAATAAACATTCCCAACCCCTCGCGGCTCACGGACCAGCAGTCGTTCAGCCCGACCGGCTACGTATGGCGTGCGGACCTCCGGTCCGCTGGGGGGTGCGGGAGCAACTTCGGTTATTCACTCTGCAGCGCGTGCGGCTAAAGCAGTCAAAGCCACGCGGGGAAGTCCGCGCTCCGGTGGGCGGTGCGCTTAGCGCTAAATCGGTGACGGTCTCGGGTGAACCGGAAGAAGCCGGGTTGCTCGCGTTGCTGCGCTACGCGCTGAGGGGAAACGTGAATGCGCCCTGGCCGGAGCAGCGCTCAAAATCACTTCGCAAATTCGATGCACCGGGTTTCGCGCATGACAACCACGCGAATCTGGCCGGGATACTGGAGTTCCTCTTCCACCCGGCGGGCAATCTTTCGCGACAGGTTAAAGGCCTCGGTATCGTTCACCTCCTCAGGCTGGACCAATACGCGCAATTCCCGACCCGCCTGCACCGCGAAGCATTTTTCCACGCCAGGGAAGGACATGGCAATGCGCTCCAACTCTTCCACCCGCTTGAGGTAAATCGCCATCGTCTCAGAACGGGCGCCGGGCCGGGATGCGCTGATGGCGTCGGCCGCAGCCAGTAAGGCGCTGATCGGACCTTCCGGCGGCACATCGCCATGGTGCGAGGCCACGGCGTTGACAATCCGCGGGGATTCCCCATGGCGCTTGATGAATTCGGCCCCCACCACCGCGTGCGCCCCTTCCAGCTCGTGATCCATGGCTTTGCCAATATCATGCAATAGCCCGGCGCGCTTCGCCGCCGTCACATCCAACCGCAATTCCGCCGCCATCAAGCCCATGAGGTGAGCGACTTCAATGGAGTGATGGAGGATGTTCTGGGAAAAGCTGTGGCGATAATGGAGCCGCCCCAATTGCTGGATGATTTCCGGAGCGGTGGGCCCCACGCCGGTGACGCGGACGGATTCCTCCCCGTGGCGCAGAATCGCCTCCTGCATCTCCTGGCTCACTTTGGCCACCACTTCCTCAATGCGGGTGGGGTGAATGCGCCCATCCTGAATAAGGCGGGACATGGCTTCCCGGGCAATTTCCCGGCGCACCGGGTCAAAGCCGGAGAGCACCACGGCGTTGGGGGTATCATCAATCAGCACGGTCACACCGGCGGCGTTTTCAAAGGCGCGGATGTTTCGCCCCTCGCGCCCAATAATGCGCCCCTTGATTTCCTCATTGGGCAGGCTGATCGTGGCGGTGGTGGATTCAAAGCTCTGGGTGCCCGCATAACGCTGGATGGCGACACTGACCACGTAGCGGGCTTTCTCATCGGCCTGAGCCTTGGCCTCGTCCAACATCCGCCGCACCAATTCCGTGGCTTCCTGGGCGGTTTCCTGTTGCACTTGTTGGATTAGCTCCGCCTTGGCTTCGGCGGCGCTGAACTGGGCGATCTGTTCCAACCGATCCCGGCGCTGACGCGCCAGCACTTCCAAGTCCTTCTGCCGAGTCTCGATGGCCACCTCCCGGTCGTGGCAGAGTCGCTGCTGGCTTTCCAAGGCTTGCTCGCGCTGCGTCTGCAAATCCAATTGCTGTTTCAACTGCCCCTCCCAGCGAACCAACCGTTCCTCCTGTTCGGATGCCTCTTTGCGGCGCGCGGCGATCACCTGCTCGGCCTGCTCGCGCAATTTCATCGCCTCTTCATTGGCCGCCAGCCGCATCTCCCGTTGCAGTGCCTCGGCCTGACGCCGGGCATTTTCGACAATACCCCTCCCGGCGGCTTCCGCTGTCTCCCGGAAGGATTGATACTTCCAGCGGGACACCAAAAAGCCGATCAATGCGCCACTAATAAGGCAAATGGCCCCTTCGATCAGGAGCCGTGTATCTGCAAAAATGATCATTCACCAGCCGTGCTCGGCGGAGCGAACTCGCGCCAGAGCTTCGGTGTTCTAATACAATGTAAACGTATATCGTGCGCTTCCGTCGGCACCGGCAGCCCAAACTGCCAGTCATGCCCAATGCCACACCAAATGCCAGAAGCGCCCGCCAACATCCGGTCGTAGTACCCTTTACCTCTCCCCAGCCGAACGCCAGCCACAGAGTAAGCTAACCCAGGTACCAGTATCAAGTCCAGCCGCTTTAACGAAACAATTTCGCGCCCGGCTCGCGGCTCGCGGATGCCATAATGCCCCACTCCCAGATCCCCCTCCAGATCCTGTATGCGGCAGGCCTGATACGCATCCCGTTCAGCAACATATTGAGGCAGCGCCACCTGCTTTCCCTGCTTCATCGCTTCCAACAATAGCGGCCACAAGTCCAATTCATCCCACCGTGCCGCATAAAATAGGACAATTTCGGCGCTTTGCCAAATGGGATTTGCCCGCACATGCTGGCCAACCAGCTCCGCAGCGGCCAACCGTTCCGCAGCCGTGACGGTTTTTAACCGGGCTTGGACCTCCCGCCGCAACTGCGTTTTCTGCTCAGGAATGGTCATGCCCCCTTCCCCTTGGCCTCGGCCATTTGTGCCCGCCAATAGTCCAGCCGTTCCTTAATCTTCTTTTCCGTCCCCATGCCGGTGGGCTGATAATACCGCTTATCCGCCCCCAAATAATCCTGCGGCACAAAATGCCCTGGAAAACCATGGGCGTACTGATACCCCACCCCATGCCCCAGCTTTTCCGCACCGGCATAGTGCCCATCCTTCAAATGTTCCGGTACCGCCAGCGTGCGCCCCGCCTGCACATCCTTCAACGCCGCATCCACCGCCATGATGGCGGAATTGGACTTATGGGCGGTGGCAATGTAGATAGCCGCCTCGGCGATGGGAATCCGCGCCTCGGGCCACCCGACAAATTCCGCCGCCTGATGCGCCGACACGGTCAGCACCAACGCCATGGGATCGGCCAACCCCACATCCTCCGCCGCGCAGATCATCATCCGCCGCGTGATGAAGCGCGGGTCCTCGCCGGCATGAATCATCTTTGCCAGCCAATACAACGCCGCATCCGGATCACTGCCGCGCATGGACTTGATGAACGCGGAAATGGTGTCGTAGTGGGCGTCATCCCCGTATGCCACCGCCTTCTTTTGGATGCTCTGCTCCGCCACCGCCAGCGTCAGGCGAATCACCCCATCCGCTCCGGGCGCCGTGGTCAGGGCGGCCACCTCCAGCGCATTGAGCGCCTTGCGCGCGTCGCCATCCGCCATCCTGGCCAGGTGTTCCAACGCGCCGGCTTCCGCCTGAATCTTCAAGTATCCCAGCCCGCGTTCCTCCTCCACCAGGGCGCGCCGCAACAATTCCAGCAACTCCAATTCCGTGAGCGGCTGCAACTCGAAAATCTGCGAACGGGAAACCAGTGGGGAATTGACGAAGAAAAACGGGTTATGCGTGGTGGCCCCAATCAGCCGCACCACCCCGGACTCCACATCCGGCAACAGCACATCCTGCTGCGACTTGTTAAACCGGTGGATTTCATCCACAAAGAGGATCGTGGATTGCCCGGTGTTTTCCCAACGGTTGGCGGCCGCACTGAGTACCCGCCGCATGTCGGCGACATTCGACTCCACCCCGCTCAACCGCTCAAACTTGCTGCGCGTCTGCCGGGCGATGATCTGGGCCAGCGAAGTTTTGCCCGTGCCGGGCGGACCGAAAAAAATCAGCGATTGAATGCGGTCCGACTCAATGGACCGCCGCAGAAGCTGGCCGGGCGCGAGAATATGCGATTGGCCGACATACTCCGCCAGCGTGCGCGGACGCATCCGCGCCGCCAGCGGCGACCGGGTGCGCACCGGCTCCGGGCCGGTCTCCGGCCCCCTGGCTGGTTCCGCCGGCGTTTGGGTTTTGAATAAATCATCCCGCGACATGCCCTGAGCTTAGCAAACCCCGACTGGATTTAAAATCTGAAATTTGCAATTTGAAATCGCCCTACCGATCCCTGCCGTTCTCGCCAGACGTCAACCAAGAGCAGGCAGAATCCCATCGTTCATTCCATTAGACGGAAGTCCGCAGCGATTTCTCCCGTAAAATTATCGCCCGCGTCAGCGCTTCCAATTTGTCCCGGCATTTACTCAGGCGGGAACTCACGGTTTTCAGGTTCAACTGCAAGGATTCGCCAATTTCGTCATAGCTCAAATCGCCGAAATACCGCAACTCGATGATCTCCCGGCAAGGCTCGCCGAGTTGCTCCAGGGCGCGGGTCACCACCGCCAGGTCTTCCCGGGCGGCCAGCAACAAATCCGGGCTGGGAGCAGTGCTGGGGGGATCGAGGGTAAGGCCCGATTCGGGGTCCTCGGCTTGGAGGGATAGCGGCGCCACCCCGCCGCCGCGCTTGGCGGCGCGCTGCTTCTCGACATAATCACGGGTCTGGTTGACGGCAATGCGGAAGATCCAGGTTTGCAGGCGGCTCTTGCCGCCAAACGAGGGCAGGTGCTTGACGACAGATAAAAACACCTCCTGGCAGATTTCCTCGACATCCTCCTGCGCCAGGGATGAGGAAAGCTGGAAGATAAAACGCCCGGTGACGGCGTAATGCTGATCGAACAAATCGTCCCATGCCCGCGTATCACCACGCAGGCACTGGCGGACCAGTTCGGCCTCGGCATCCATCGGAGGGGGATTATAACGCGAACCGGTCGGCGTCCGCAAGCGCCCTGTTTGTTCCCCAATCCACGCCTAATTTTGAATGGAATCGGGGGCCAGCTAAATCCGAAATCCGAGGACCGAAAACCGAAAGAATGCCGAATGCCGAAGCCGGAATCCGATGGCTGGCACGCGGTTGGTGGCCGGTTCGCTTTTCACG
Coding sequences:
- a CDS encoding RNA polymerase sigma factor: MRTPTGSRYNPPPMDAEAELVRQCLRGDTRAWDDLFDQHYAVTGRFIFQLSSSLAQEDVEEICQEVFLSVVKHLPSFGGKSRLQTWIFRIAVNQTRDYVEKQRAAKRGGGVAPLSLQAEDPESGLTLDPPSTAPSPDLLLAAREDLAVVTRALEQLGEPCREIIELRYFGDLSYDEIGESLQLNLKTVSSRLSKCRDKLEALTRAIILREKSLRTSV
- the rny gene encoding ribonuclease Y gives rise to the protein MIIFADTRLLIEGAICLISGALIGFLVSRWKYQSFRETAEAAGRGIVENARRQAEALQREMRLAANEEAMKLREQAEQVIAARRKEASEQEERLVRWEGQLKQQLDLQTQREQALESQQRLCHDREVAIETRQKDLEVLARQRRDRLEQIAQFSAAEAKAELIQQVQQETAQEATELVRRMLDEAKAQADEKARYVVSVAIQRYAGTQSFESTTATISLPNEEIKGRIIGREGRNIRAFENAAGVTVLIDDTPNAVVLSGFDPVRREIAREAMSRLIQDGRIHPTRIEEVVAKVSQEMQEAILRHGEESVRVTGVGPTAPEIIQQLGRLHYRHSFSQNILHHSIEVAHLMGLMAAELRLDVTAAKRAGLLHDIGKAMDHELEGAHAVVGAEFIKRHGESPRIVNAVASHHGDVPPEGPISALLAAADAISASRPGARSETMAIYLKRVEELERIAMSFPGVEKCFAVQAGRELRVLVQPEEVNDTEAFNLSRKIARRVEEELQYPGQIRVVVMRETRCIEFAK
- a CDS encoding GH1 family beta-glucosidase, coding for MNNSSKHSQDGAWDRRAFLGGAAGGLAALMSTSCASLPGGGEPKASGHGGAGAGTFPKDFVWGVATAAYQLEGAAFEDGRKAATWDTFSRIPGKVVNGDTGEVACDHYHRYEEDVRLIADLGVKHYRLSVAWPRIIPDGRGAVNAKGLDFYKRLLDCLQKHGITPHITLFHWDTPQALEDRYGAWRSREIATDFAEYCSVVTKNLGDRVQYWMTINEIFCFTYLGYGVKTMPKFAPGVVLNTRKELANLVHHANLAHGLACQAIRAASPVKPHVSIVINYDAYIPAVETPENIEATKRAFVGEEHNGTVLVPILTGSYGKRIMEKLGPEAPDIREGDMKTICQPLDALGFNIYTGSYVRAASNPDGYELLPLPKAYPQMHVPWLNFLPESLYWGVRMLTDALGKAELPIFITENGCPTDDELTKTGEVLDLARVMYTRAYLKNAHRAIQEGYPLKGYFHWSLMDNFEWADGYSRRFGLVYVDYPTQKRIPKLGYHWYKQVVQQNRIV
- a CDS encoding replication-associated recombination protein A, giving the protein MSRDDLFKTQTPAEPARGPETGPEPVRTRSPLAARMRPRTLAEYVGQSHILAPGQLLRRSIESDRIQSLIFFGPPGTGKTSLAQIIARQTRSKFERLSGVESNVADMRRVLSAAANRWENTGQSTILFVDEIHRFNKSQQDVLLPDVESGVVRLIGATTHNPFFFVNSPLVSRSQIFELQPLTELELLELLRRALVEEERGLGYLKIQAEAGALEHLARMADGDARKALNALEVAALTTAPGADGVIRLTLAVAEQSIQKKAVAYGDDAHYDTISAFIKSMRGSDPDAALYWLAKMIHAGEDPRFITRRMMICAAEDVGLADPMALVLTVSAHQAAEFVGWPEARIPIAEAAIYIATAHKSNSAIMAVDAALKDVQAGRTLAVPEHLKDGHYAGAEKLGHGVGYQYAHGFPGHFVPQDYLGADKRYYQPTGMGTEKKIKERLDYWRAQMAEAKGKGA
- a CDS encoding PEP-CTERM sorting domain-containing protein, producing the protein MKNSIKLLALVAVGLMSASRASATSNPVFYTDPATFGTDSGGTFLQLAFPLPTANGGQFESVGTSLTLAPVTYTVGGGGAMTLYHDAAFTPANYYYLGAVGADLTVTFTGTQHYIAFALGMYNTGGSISVSANGRPATTFSVPGGPTPQFVGVGYLQPITSLVFHDTSGSFGNIDLVAPLSAAPSVPEPSTLALAGLSLAGLFMARRRRQ
- a CDS encoding 5-formyltetrahydrofolate cyclo-ligase, with translation MTIPEQKTQLRREVQARLKTVTAAERLAAAELVGQHVRANPIWQSAEIVLFYAARWDELDLWPLLLEAMKQGKQVALPQYVAERDAYQACRIQDLEGDLGVGHYGIREPRAGREIVSLKRLDLILVPGLAYSVAGVRLGRGKGYYDRMLAGASGIWCGIGHDWQFGLPVPTEAHDIRLHCIRTPKLWREFAPPSTAGE